From Nicotiana tabacum cultivar K326 chromosome 22, ASM71507v2, whole genome shotgun sequence, one genomic window encodes:
- the LOC142175925 gene encoding uncharacterized protein LOC142175925: MEISTIWHTDGSSNDLHRIAGIGGIVRNGNGEMNIRNITLEMDSLLIVNMLKGIFKHAWEIADDIMETQSIIKHLQIEVVHCFREGNTVADALAKFGGTMQD, encoded by the exons ATGGAAATTTCCACCATATGGCATACCGATGGGAGTAGCAATGATCTTCATAGGATTGCTGGTATTGGTGGCATTGTTAGAAACGGAAATGGAGAGATG AATATTAGGAATATTACTCTTGAGATGGACTCGTTGCTCATTGTTAATATGTTAAAAGGTATCTTTAAACATGCTTGGGAGATTGCAGATGATATTATGGAGACGCAGTCTATCATTAAACATCTGCAAATCGAAGTAGTGCATTGTTTTAGGGAGGGGAATACTGTTGCAGATGCATTGGCTAAATTTGGAGGCACAATGCAGGATTAA
- the LOC107818868 gene encoding myb-related protein 306-like yields MGRPPCCEKTGVKKGPWTPEEDIILVSYIQEHGPGNWRAVPTNTGLLRCSKSCRLRWTNYLRPGIKRGNFTEHEEKMIIHLQALLGNRWAAIASYLPQRTDNDIKNYWNTHLKKKLNKKLEGHDQEGKSSSSSSSQSKISKGQWEKRLQTDIHMAKQALCEALSLDIPSTGDSPNNNNNSTPNLPVQEPVQTSTTYASSAENIAKLLQNWMKNSPKSSSQCRSSSKTTQMSSFNFPSIGAVSSSSPSEGTINNATTQEGLDSLFHFNSSNNSDVSQSMSVDEGGNFTPENNNAAIFQVESKQNLPNYNFKAEINGSFHQEESKPNLETQVPLTFLEKWLLDDNTNAQAQEELMGMALSETADLF; encoded by the exons ATGGGAAGGCCACCTTGCTGTGAAAAAACTGGGGTTAAGAAAGGACCATGGACGCCAGAAGAAGATATCATTTTGGTTTCATATATTCAAGAACATGGTCCTGGAAACTGGAGAGCTGTTCCCACTAATACTg gtttGCTAAGATGCAGCAAAAGTTGTAGACTGCGATGGACTAATTATCTTCGTCCGGGGATTAAACGTGGAAATTTCACAGAACATGAAGAGAAGATGATTATTCACCTCCAAGCTCTTCTTGGGAATAG ATGGGCAGCCATAGCTTCATACCTTCCACAAAGAACAGACAATGATATAAAGAATTACTGGAATACTCATTTGAAAAAGAAGCTTAACAAGAAACTTGAAGGCCATGATCAAGAGGGaaaatcatcatcatcttcatcatctcAATCAAAAATCTCAAAAGGACAATGGGAAAAAAGGCTTCAAACAGACATTCACATGGCTAAACAAGCTCTTTGTGAAGCTTTGTCACTTGACATTCCTTCAACTGGCGATtctccaaataataataataattccacTCCTAAtcttcctgtgcaagaaccagtCCAAACATCTACTACCTATGCATCCAGTGCTGAAAATATTGCTAAGTTGCTTCAAAATTGGATGAAAAATTCACCTAAATCATCTTCTCAATGTCGATCTAGTTCAAAAACGACTCAAATGTCGTCCTTCAACTTTCCATCAATCGGTGCTGTTTCGAGTTCTAGCCCTAGCGAAGGAACAATAAATAATGCAACTACACAAGAAGGTTTGGACTCGCTCTTTCATTTTAACTCATCAAATAATTCGGATGTGTCACAATCCATGTCGGTCGATGAGGGTGGTAATTTTACACCTGAGAATAATAATGCTGCAATTTTCCAAGTTGAAAGCAAGCAAAATTTGCCTAATTATAATTTCAAGGCAGAAATCAATGGAAGTTTTCATCAAGAGGAGAGCAAGCCAAATTTGGAGACACAAGTGCCTTTAACATTTTTGGAAAAGTGGCTGCTTGATGATAATACTAATGCACAAGCACAAGAAGAGCTAATGGGAATGGCCTTAAGTGAAACTGCAGATTTGTTTTGA